The DNA segment tttcttgcaatttttgacacatttgtgtttttcgattttagTTCAcgaatcttctatttctattggatttcttcaattggagacattagtttgaaaaaaaagacaaataaaaaagaaaacatggataaggtagcgagaggaatagaacctgggtaacaacagaaatggttttgaaagatgaaactataataactattgtttaataaaaataaaacaagaacataattgagaacaaaataactacaacatatgaaaaaaattgaataattaccttcagaaacataatactatctatcatgaccaatgaatataatgatggaatactatctatcatgctttatatagaagtttatttatgacttttgaatttcctttgctttgtgtattttcatcttcctgtaactgttactttcttttattattttaattaatgagctagtaattatttaatatattataaatataaatctattatttttaattaattaaatttttttaatttttatttttttattacgtAAAAATGTCTCTAAAACACTCCTGAACAAATCTGAATGaatcaaatataaatatataataggtTTTTAACCTCAACTATAATAGTCAAAACTTGACAAGGGTGTAATAAGAAAAAACAGTAGATTACtaaaatccccaaaaggagaggACCCATCAATCAAGCTACTCTGTCCCTGTCCTGAAGCAAACGAAGGAAGAGAGAGATCAACtgctcctctctctctctctctctagtcTCTTCCTGTCTTCAAACGAGAAACAAAATCAATGGGTTTCACTTCGTTTCTTGGACGGCTCCTCTTTGCCTCTGTTTTCATACTTTCTGCTTACCAAGAGTAAGTTTCATATTATTCATCTGATTCATCTCTTCCTTTTCATTTATTTCATTCTTCCGTGTTTGTTGATTTCCTTTGGATCTGTTTCTTGTATTTTTATGTTCTAACCTTATATGGATCTGCATGTGCATTTTTCTTTCAACTTTCTGTCAATTGCTTTTGGTAGTTTCGAAGTCAAACTAATGTCTTAAGTCACTTTATGGATTTCTCCACCTATTTAGGTATTTATTTATCATTCGAATTGTAAATTAATTTGAAGAGAAGAAGATGTGGTTTACTGGGAGATGAAGAAAACTTGGGTTTTATAGGTGCTATTGGGGTTTTATCAGAGACTTTAGGTTAAGATTTCGGAACCCTTATGGGAGTAGGAAAAGTAAAAATTTGAACTTGGGTTTATTGGTTGAGACACTTGATGTTCTCAGAATGGCTAGGATCAGGTAATAAGAATTAACTCAGTTATACTGGagctacagtaaaacctctataaattataCGAGAAATGGATCGGGTgaataatgaaataattaggacaaaagtaggggttatatctattgaaaataaaatgagggaaaatcgactaaggtggtttgtgCCCGTTTTTGTTCTTGGATTGGATAAATTATGATGTTCTCTTGATAGAGGAGAGGactcaaaatatttttttgctcctatttATTTACTAGTTGGGAATTTAGTTTTCTTTGTTTACTTGTATATTTATTTTGAAGTATTGTTGTGGATGAACAAAATCTAATTCTAGAATTTTCATACTCTAATAGATTCAAGAGTTCCAATATACTAACTTTAGTCAGAATAAGTGGATATTTATGTAACTCTTCATAGAGAGAAGATATTGCATGTGTAATTGGCATTGATTTTTGGTATGTGAAATGTTTAAAGGGTCTTTTGGTGGATGAAGAAAAGTGATTTCAGAATATTAATGCTCTAATTGATGTACTAGCTTTAGGAGCTATTAGGAGGGGGATGTTTCTGTTGTTTGAACCTGCAACCTCGAGAAGAATTTTATCGATGGATCTGAGCTAACCCTCTTGTAGTTGTTACACTGTTGTCATGCATTGGGTGTCATGGATATTGAAATTTTCTTGGGAAAAATGAAGATTATTTACatataagtatttttttttcttgctaGTTTTTTTTCCCAAGATAACGGTGAACAAGAAAGTAGAAAATGTAGCAACTTCGATTTGTGcaatttttatttgtccatttAGATCTGGCATAATTCATGCTACGAAATTTGCTTAAATGTTTATCTTCATATTAAACAGactaaaagaaaaaaactatTTTACAAGTGAAAGCTAGGAGATGATTGAATCTTTGCATTTGTTTTACTATCTACTTATCTTGCATAAGTGGTGCAACACTTAATTCCATTTAGATTCATTTATGAATTAGTGGTTAGTTGCCATTAAGATTCTTgtttgttattttaaaagtagAATATGTAGAAAACAAATATTAGTTTGGTTGGACATTTTCCTGAGCAGAAAAGTAAGTTTAAGCTAACAATTCCTTAGTTTTTGAAAAATACTCATAATAAGGTTATTCAATACTAAAACAGTTATATTGCATTTATCTTCACTAGACCGATGAAAGTTACATGTATACACAGAATTTTGGATGATTGATTATAATATAGAGGACGGCGTATTGCTGGATCAAATTAGGAAATCTCCACATAAGAAGCAGGAACATTGTAGAAGGATGGAAGGGATGCAAGGTGTGAGAGTTAGTTATGCATAGCTGGCAAAAGGGCAGTGAGTTGTACTCTGCTGTAGGGGTAACTCAGGCATTGTTATAGAACTGAGATCTAGTAATGAGAGTCATAATCTATGTTgactaaaaagaataaaaataaaggcTCATTTACAGAGAACCCTTTGATTTCTGAAACtaaattgactgaaatcctgtCTTTGCCTTCTTATTCAGTTTTTCATGTATACATAGAGCCTGTATTAAGACTTGTAACGGCTGCATAACTGCCTTTCGTGCTGTTATTGAATGAGAGAGCAGAAAGCTTAAGACATGTAGACAAGACACATAGGAAAAGACTTTAGGACACGTACCTAGGACACTTTGGACATTTAGGACACCAAATTAAGGACATTTAGGGAGAGGTAGGCATAATTCGGTTATGTGGACACTTATTGAGCTAGGCTCTGCTCTCATTCGTGTGGGGATTGGGTTCATCTCACAACTCATTCTAtcgttgtttttcttttctattactGTGGTAATTGTAGTATGTTCTGGCTTGTATCCTTTCTGGTTAGTAGAGAAAGAAATACAATGTCAATTCCATTTTTCTCTTTTACTATGTCGAAGTGTTTGGGTTTCTATCAATAATATATCATGACACGTTTTCTTTTATAGGTTTAATGAATATGGAGTTGATGGGGGACCTGCAGCAAAGACTTTCAAGCCGAAATATGGTGTCTTTAGCAGTCATGTGCAATCTTATGCTGGCATAGAAGTTCCAGAAATTGAAGTGAGTCTCTCTCTCTTTCCCTCTCTCCCCGAAGTACGCATGTAAACGCACTGTCAAACTTTTATAAGATTGAGAGGTTATAAAGATTGTGTTAGTAAGAATAAAACAAGAAACGTTAAAAAGGGTTGTCCTTTGTCAATCAAGAAGATAAGATACGATACGACACTATGATTAGTTTTTTCAGTGTTGAGTTCATAATACTATTTTATCTGCAGCTTTGGGTCACCATGCATTTTTTTAGGTGGCAATGTTGTGCTTAGCTTAAGTGCGTAGGAAACTGTAAACAAAGGGCCTAACTCACCCAAAAGGTACCTCGAAGGAGGAGGGTTTGCCTTACATATATAAAGAGTTATATAGCTCCCTAATTAGGCAATGTGAGATATCCAACACACCCCCTCACGCCTAGGGCCATCAAGAGCATGAAGCAAATATCACTGACTTCCCAACATTCAATAAAGCTCTGACAACATTTAAACAAAAGCTTACCTCGTCCCAAAAGATATCTTGAAGGAGgaggattgcctcacatataTAAAGAGCCATATATGTAGCTCCCTAATTAAGCAATGTGGAAGGCATCTGATTCGTTCTCCCAGTGAATATTCTAATAATCCCGTTCACGTAACGAAACCAGTGAGTCAGTGACTAAGAAGTAGAATTTGGGTAACAACCAGAATGCGTAATAATTAGTGTAAATTTGGTGGCTTCTACATGCAACATGTTTCACAGAGTTTTCTTAACTCAGATTTCGTAGTAATTGCTTCATATTTACTGTGGTTATTGAAGATAAAACTAGTTTTGTTGGAATTTTGTGAGGTACTTTTCATTTAGGATTGAACTATACTCAGTGGCGGAGCCACAGCTCAAGGTCCGGAGGGGCTACATTgcatgaatatttttttttcttaataacgacttaaggctttgattcatagtagtcaaatcaaaattttcaaatttttgataatataagggtaaatttgatcataattggaaacattaaggtacaaaacaactgagattcaatataaagtaaggataaggtgcaaaaatactctaatatttacacctaagaataattttacctctaacgtataaaattgtgcaattttacccttaatgttggcagccaacaacaattttatccctaacgttgacaagtttggtcaattggagaaattattcatcaaattgtcttctcggtcatgaattttgtaactaaaaaaatacaattaaaaataataaaggagaatgatgtttaagggaaaaaattaaaatgagataaaaattgAAGAGAGGGAGACTCGAACATGGGACCAATTGGATGTAGAGATTCCTGTGATTATCACTACAACCAACTACGCAAACTTAGTTTTATGTCATACAATCACATTTtacattataagtactaattttaaatattttgggggggcttctcgGGACTGGACCACTATTCGTCAAGGGTGTTCCGGAGGGtcggagggtcgggagaccctcccctacccccCCTAGATCCGCCCATGACTATACTGGTCCACTTAAATATAGACACTGTGTTTCTAAACAAGTGTTACATATTGGAGATTGtccgtaatgccttgaatcagtataacACACTACGACAGGAAGCAACGGGGTCTCGCTGCCCGGTCAGTGAGTCGGTGGTGCCCCCCGGCTCGATGGTAAAtcttgtttcctattcggaTTAGTATTGTATTTCGGTTTTCTATTTGGATTCGGTATCGTGGGTTCCAAGTCGGTTTAGGTTAGATATCGTGGGTACTATAAATACtctattatgtaaacctaatttgTAATCTGATCTTTCGCCTCCTAataaatactattctccttctgctcgtggactagccaacacaacgttggtgaaccacgtaaatctgtgtttcgcttctttgtttatttatctttcgttaAATCCGCACAACAAAGATCAAGGGGTTGGAATTGTATGGACAAAGCATGAGAAGTGCATACGACTAATTATTTTGGACTCAGTAATTAGAAATAAGATGTTGTGTTGTTGTCAATAACAATTTTTATCAATATATGCACAGATCAAACATGTAGTTGCTGCAGCTATAGCTCTCAAGGGCATCGGAGGCATCCTGTTCATTTTTGGCAGCTCTCTTGGAGCTTTTCTCCTGGTCAGTATAAAGCCTATCCCATGTAGTTGATTTCAATACTGTCATCAATATCCTATGAATATGAGTTGACTATTGAAAACTTAACGTTCCCATCTCTATACAGCTTCTGCATCAGATGACTTTTACTCCCATACTATATGATTTCTACAATTATGAAAGTGAAGAGAAAGAATTCAATCAACTTTTCATCAAATTCACTCAGGTAGTTACCTCTTTTGTTTCTCCATGTTAGAATAAGCATACATTATCCCGGGCTTCACGAAATACTAATTATAGTACATGTTTGCCAATATAGAATATGGCACTTTTTGGGGCTCTGCTGTTTTTCTTAGGGATGAAGAAGTCAATTCACAGGAGACATTACAAGAAGAAGGTGATGAAAATAAAAGCTTATTAGAGAAACAAATGGTAGCTATGAGTTGGGTAATGAATCTTTCTTCAGCTAGGAGCTTACTATAAATTTTTTCTTGTTGTAACTTACTTGCTAGTTTACCATATTCGTTTTGTATTGACAATTTATACAAATTTCTAAATGCGAGCTTTTGTAGAGATTATATTAGCGAGCGGAACACCATCATCATTGACATAGTTCAAAACCTTTTAAGATGTACAACATTATTCAATTTGATTCTATTGTAGGTGGGATTGAGATTAACTACCTATATGTTGATGGGTAGTTTTGTTTGCATAATATCTGGTTTCTGGTGTGCTGTTATAAGGTACAGTAAATTCATTACATGAGACCAACAACTTGGTGGTTGGAGTCTTGGAGATGTTAGAAACTTCTTAAAATGgcagcccggtgcactacgcgtcccctgCCAATGTTAGAAACTTCTTAATATCAAAAAAATGATTTCGGGTTCGAAATTTAATGGTGTAAATAGTAGTTGGAAGAGTTTTATCTCTTTTGAGTGTTCTTCCCGACTCGAAACTTCTCAATATCTTATGAGCATTTCCATTTTGTAAAACCATTTTTTGAtgggtaaattataaaactgaCCCCGGTCcgtttatatatttaaattcattacACCATCTCTTATCAAACTAGACGCTTTTAAATTAGACTTTTCAATTgagctaattttataatttacctttttttctacacttttttatgatttttccGTTACATCTCTAATACGGCCAATACTTTGGATCCTGCTTGAATGAAACAGAAGACATTTTCAATAAATAGAAGTACGTCTTGTTCATTAACATCTCACCATCTTAATGTCATTTGTTATTCTAGAGTGTTTATGTATATTAGTTTTCTTGTTAACTATGATGGAGGTGATTTCCATTGGGCCGAAGGTTCGATGACACCTTGTATCCGTCTTGGAGTCGGGCATTTGCTTGAAATATACAACAAATTGAATTTGATCCTATTTGTCCCTAAAGCAATACCCTTATATTTTGTCAGAGATATAATATTTGAGATTAAGGTCTATGTGAATACTGCTGTAACGTAAGGATCCGAAAGTAGTGGCCCACTTCAATTCttagtttatttttatgcattggCCACCATATGAGAGGTAATCTTCCTGTAACTtgagatataatatttaaacatACATCTTTTGACCCAATTCTGGTAAAAGAGATTTTGCTTTTCTAAATTTGTTATTCCTTTTATATCTATCtctcaatttatttattataatttaaatcAAACCGATTTACCTCAAAGATTCTACAATACTCTTGCCTctttgaatgtatatatatatataatcaatggTAACTTTTAACCTTTTATCATAGCAAGGAACACATATATTGAAAATATTCTAATCACGATCTCTTTTGAGTGATTGAAATCCATTTCCACTTTTAGTATTCAtatgaattttattattttattattttctactATTACATTCAAATCAATAATTGTTCTTGGATTAAATTCTCcaacatattttaattttagcaTCAAGAATTTATTAGTAACATTTATTATATTGGTTAGTGCATGGgg comes from the Euphorbia lathyris chromosome 5, ddEupLath1.1, whole genome shotgun sequence genome and includes:
- the LOC136231358 gene encoding uncharacterized protein, with the translated sequence MGFTSFLGRLLFASVFILSAYQEFNEYGVDGGPAAKTFKPKYGVFSSHVQSYAGIEVPEIEIKHVVAAAIALKGIGGILFIFGSSLGAFLLLLHQMTFTPILYDFYNYESEEKEFNQLFIKFTQNMALFGALLFFLGMKKSIHRRHYKKKVMKIKAY